A part of Myxococcus landrumus genomic DNA contains:
- a CDS encoding transposase, whose translation MPYTDAFKTQMVKRMVGPGAVSAAALARQVGVSQPTLSQWLREANRVAAMTPPPEEKKPTVPAGPKKWTPEEKLRVLAAIQGLTGEELGALLRSEGLHEAQLREWQQAAEGALSGTSTEPLPAKERKRLAAAEKGVKELERELHRKEKALAETAALLVLKRKLQAIGWDERPREGEDDAADEKSEK comes from the coding sequence GTGCCGTACACAGATGCATTCAAGACGCAGATGGTGAAGCGGATGGTGGGCCCGGGCGCGGTGAGTGCCGCGGCGCTAGCCCGGCAGGTGGGAGTGTCCCAGCCGACGTTGTCGCAGTGGTTGCGCGAGGCGAATAGGGTGGCGGCGATGACGCCTCCGCCTGAAGAAAAGAAGCCCACCGTGCCCGCAGGGCCGAAGAAGTGGACGCCGGAGGAGAAGCTGCGCGTGCTGGCGGCAATCCAGGGGCTCACGGGTGAAGAGCTGGGTGCGTTGCTGCGCAGCGAGGGGCTGCACGAGGCGCAGCTGAGGGAGTGGCAGCAAGCCGCTGAGGGGGCGCTGTCGGGTACCTCCACGGAGCCTCTGCCCGCCAAGGAGCGCAAGCGCCTGGCCGCCGCCGAGAAGGGGGTGAAGGAGCTCGAGCGGGAGCTGCACCGCAAGGAGAAGGCGTTGGCGGAGACGGCCGCGCTGCTGGTGCTCAAAAGGAAACTTCAGGCGATAGGCTGGGACGAGCGGCCCCGGGAAGGCGAGGACGACGCAGCGGACGAGAAGAGCGAGAAGTGA